One Brassica oleracea var. oleracea cultivar TO1000 chromosome C7, BOL, whole genome shotgun sequence genomic window carries:
- the LOC106304376 gene encoding probable trehalose-phosphate phosphatase H, which produces MVRFIEENTKPEKIETGDKSKTDATLTVKTKVLQDLIINNGGGLINSWVDSMRACSPTHLKSSMKQSSWLTEHPSALDMFDEILNVSEGKKIVMFLDYDGTLSPIVDDPDRAFMSKEMRRTVRKLAKCFPTAIVSGRCREKVYNFVKLTELYYAGSHGMDIKGPEQGSKYKDDKSLLCQPATEFLPMIDEVYQKLVDKTNFTPGANIENNKFCVSVHFRRVDEKNWSDLANQVRSVMKDYPELRLTQGRKVLEIRPIIKWDKGKALEFLLESLGYANCTDVFPLYIGDDRTDEDAFKILRERRQGLGILVSKIPKETNALYSLQEPDEVMNFLQRLVEWKQLRSGA; this is translated from the exons ATGG TAAGATTCATCGAAGAAAACACAAAACCGGAGAAAATTGAAACAGGAGACAAATCAAAAACGGATGCAACATTAACGGTGAAGACGAAAGTTCTTCAAGATCTTATCATCAACAATGGAGGAGGATTAATAAATTCATGGGTTGATTCCATGAGAGCTTGTTCACCTACTCACCTCAAATCTTCGATGAAACAAAGCTCTTGGCTC ACAGAACATCCATCAGCTTTAGATATGTTCGACGAGATTCTTAATGTTTCCGAAGGAAAAAAAATCGTTATGTTCTTGGATTATGATGGCACTTTATCTCCCATTGTGGATGATCCAGACCGAGCTTTCATGTCTAAGGAG ATGAGAAGAACAGTGAGAAAACTAGCAAAATGTTTTCCTACTGCCATAGTTAGTGGAAGATGCAGAGAAAAG GTTTATAATTTTGTGAAACTGACTGAGTTGTACTATGCTGGAAGTCATGGAATGGACATCAAAGGACCAGAGCAAGGGTCCAAGTATAAGGAT GATAAATCTCTTCTTTGCCAACCAGCTACAGAGTTCCTCCCCATGATCGACGAG GTCTATCAAAAATTAGTGGATAAAACAAATTTTACTCCCGGAGCCAACATAGAGAACAATAAATTTTGTGTCTCTGTTCATTTCCGACGCGTCGATGAGAAA AACTGGAGTGATTTGGCTAATCAAGTTCGATCAGTCATGAAGGACTACCCTGAGCTCCGACTTACTCAAGGAAGAAAA GTTTTGGAAATTCGTCCTATCATTAAATGGGATAAAGGCAAAGCACTCGAGTTTTTATTAGAGTCCCTTG GATACGCCAATTGTACCGACGTTTTCCCCCTTTATATCGGCGATGATCGCACAGACGAAGATGCATTTAAG ATACTGAGAGAAAGAAGACAAGGTCTTGGCATTCTTGTATCCAAAATCCCAAAGGAGACTAACGCATTATATTCTCTGCAAGAGCCTGATGAG GTTATGAATTTCTTGCAGCGTTTAGTGGAATGGAAACAATTGAGATCTGGAGCATGA